The Zingiber officinale cultivar Zhangliang chromosome 9A, Zo_v1.1, whole genome shotgun sequence genome window below encodes:
- the LOC122021133 gene encoding protein NRT1/ PTR FAMILY 8.4-like has protein sequence MENDDGVSLESGERSPLLDKSQSSRHFEDNDSEEIDQRSEPQSVTSISKAPPIILAFSFLEGIAFNGIGINLVLYLGSVLHWPISSSAANVSFWGGTTYFTPLLGGLLADTYLGNYRTIVISIILYLLGLVIVTLSATIPSLTPPSCDGNSCQPATAFQTFVFFSGLYVIAFGTGGTRAALLPFGADQFNEEKPIEMRKKVSFFSYFYVCSMLGVLFSGTFIVWIQQNVSWAIGFGISTFCMVIASGGFLLGTSTYKLTMPTGSPLKSLLQVLQVIVATVRKMHVVNSLMCS, from the exons ATGGAGAACGATGATGGAGTTTCTTTGGAAAGTGGCGAAAGAAGTCCTCTGCTGGATAAG AGCCAATCATCAAGGCATTTTGAAGACAATGATTCTGAGGAGATCGATCAAAGATCTGAGCCACAAAGTGTAACTTCTATATCCAAGGCACCACCAATAATCTTAG cattTTCGTTCCTGGAAGGTATTGCTTTCAATGGCATTGGCATAAACTTAGTTTTGTATCTTGGTTCTGTCCTTCATTGGCCTATTTCTTCAAGTGCTGCAAATGTTTCCTTTTGGGGTGGAACTACATATTTCACACCACTGCTCGGTGGCCTCCTCGCTGACACCTATTTGGGAAATTACAGGACAATTGTAATATCCATCATATTGTACCTACTT GGGTTGGTGATTGTTACTTTATCTGCCACTATTCCATCATTAACACCTCCTTCATGTGATGGAAATTCATGTCAACCTGCAACTGCATTCCAAACGTTTGTGTTCTTTTCTGGGTTATATGTTATTGCCTTTGGGACTGGTGGAACCAGAGCAGCCTTGCTGCCCTTTGGTGCAGACCAATTTAATGAGGAGAAACCGATAGAAATGAGAAAGAAAGTATCCTTCTTCAGTTACTTTTATGTATGTTCCATGTTAGGAGTGCTCTTTTCTGGTACTTTCATAGTTTGGATACAACAAAATGTCAGCTGGGCAATTGGATTTGGGATTTCAACATTTTGCATGGTTATAGCTTCTGGAGGCTTTTTACTTGGAACTTCAACATACAAGTTAACGATGCCAACTGGCAGTCCTTTGAAGAGTCTTCTTCAGGTTCTTCAGGTTATTGTAGCTACTGTAAGGAAGATGCACGTGGTGAACAGCTTAATGTGTTCATGA